From the genome of bacterium, one region includes:
- a CDS encoding NADH-quinone oxidoreductase subunit N: MGMQDFLGVLPELVVVVTALLAILTDIAAKERNASAAKNVTVLGLAVAGGLAFVSPGDSKMLMSGQVFNDGLTEWFRALFAFVGIVTAIYSPLYMKFRNIRLGEYYSLLTMCVFGMMVMASAASLLLFFVGLETMSICLYVLVGLRRNDPASIEGGMKYLVLGAFSSAFLLYGMALIYGGVGSLDYAVISQTLRESSSIGPMTISGIALLLVGFAFKISAVPFHFWSPDVYEGAPTTITALMSTGAKAAAFVGLIRVFGQALAASSEHWVMALSILSALTMTVGNVVALKQTSVKRMLAYSSIAHAGYMLLAIVTGTRESFAAASFYLIGYALMNLGAFGVLMLLNQRGKGDYSFDALRGMGTIHPVLGLTMTVFMLSLIGIPPTAGFFGKLYVFSEAIKEGHLTLAIIGLLNSAVGAYYYLRVISSLYMAKPEGDVAVLQPMSYKFALVVSALLIVMLGMFPDQLVQAMLAAIP, translated from the coding sequence ATGGGTATGCAGGACTTCCTCGGCGTGCTGCCGGAATTGGTCGTTGTCGTGACCGCCTTGCTGGCCATCCTGACGGATATTGCCGCCAAGGAACGCAACGCCTCCGCCGCCAAGAATGTAACGGTGCTCGGCTTGGCTGTCGCGGGCGGCTTGGCATTCGTGTCGCCGGGCGACAGCAAGATGCTGATGTCGGGCCAAGTGTTCAATGACGGCCTGACGGAGTGGTTCCGCGCGCTGTTCGCTTTTGTCGGTATCGTTACGGCGATATACTCGCCGCTGTACATGAAGTTCCGCAACATCCGGCTGGGAGAGTATTACTCGCTCCTGACGATGTGCGTGTTCGGGATGATGGTCATGGCGTCGGCGGCGAGCCTGCTGTTGTTCTTCGTCGGTCTCGAGACGATGTCCATCTGTCTCTATGTGTTGGTTGGCCTGCGGCGCAATGATCCGGCTTCAATTGAAGGCGGGATGAAATACCTCGTCCTGGGTGCGTTCTCGTCGGCGTTCCTCCTCTACGGCATGGCGCTAATCTACGGCGGCGTCGGATCCTTGGACTACGCAGTTATCAGCCAGACGCTGCGCGAGAGCTCGAGCATCGGGCCGATGACGATTAGCGGCATTGCGCTGCTGCTGGTGGGCTTTGCATTCAAGATTTCGGCCGTACCGTTCCATTTCTGGTCGCCAGATGTGTATGAAGGCGCGCCGACGACGATCACGGCTTTGATGTCCACGGGCGCGAAGGCTGCGGCTTTTGTGGGTTTGATCCGTGTCTTCGGGCAAGCCCTGGCGGCGTCGTCCGAGCATTGGGTGATGGCACTGTCTATTCTGTCGGCGCTGACCATGACCGTTGGTAACGTTGTTGCGCTGAAGCAGACGAGCGTTAAGCGCATGCTGGCCTATTCCTCCATCGCGCATGCGGGCTATATGCTGTTGGCAATCGTCACCGGCACGCGCGAGTCATTCGCCGCCGCGAGTTTCTATCTGATCGGCTATGCGTTGATGAACCTCGGCGCTTTCGGTGTGCTAATGCTCCTGAACCAGCGCGGCAAGGGTGACTATTCATTCGACGCCTTGCGCGGCATGGGCACGATTCATCCGGTGCTGGGTTTGACGATGACCGTTTTCATGCTGTCGCTGATTGGCATACCGCCGACGGCGGGATTCTTCGGGAAGTTGTACGTCTTCTCCGAAGCGATCAAAGAAGGCCACTTGACGCTCGCGATCATTGGTCTGCTGAACAGCGCGGTCGGTGCGTACTACTATTTGCGCGTGATTTCGTCGTTGTACATGGCCAAGCCCGAGGGCGATGTGGCTGTGCTTCAGCCGATGAGCTACAAATTTGCGCTCGTTGTTTCCGCGCTGTTGATCGTCATGCTGGGCATGTTCCCCGATCAATTGGTGCAGGCAATGCTGGCGGCGATACCGTAG
- the lpxK gene encoding tetraacyldisaccharide 4'-kinase has translation MLGRLAESLYGLAATAYHRRWDRRGGTRVAVPVISVGNLTVGGNGKTPFVIELVRVLREHFPDLCERHRIAVLSRGYGRHSGELCVVEAESHWTDSGDEPLLIKRSCPDTLVIAHARRLESARMAIDRFDSKLIILDDGFQHRALARDLDLVLLDAHKPLGNGRLLPVGPLREPVTALERATHLVSVGTGGEVASLAERFDRPMFAVEPRPLSDIWPDRPVGPVFLLTGVARPERVRSFLEFAGFTVVGHRAFRDHHAFTEAELHSVAETAGRSGAATVLTTAKDAVRIPAWDGSLPLEVCPYELRLSAPEALVECVACLFSHDVV, from the coding sequence GTGCTCGGAAGATTGGCCGAATCGCTCTACGGGCTGGCGGCGACAGCCTATCATCGGCGGTGGGACCGCCGTGGTGGGACGCGCGTGGCAGTGCCGGTGATTTCGGTCGGCAATCTGACGGTCGGTGGAAACGGTAAAACGCCGTTCGTCATTGAACTGGTGCGGGTGCTGCGAGAGCATTTCCCCGACCTGTGCGAACGGCACCGCATCGCGGTGCTGAGCAGGGGCTATGGTCGTCACTCGGGGGAGCTGTGTGTTGTTGAAGCGGAGAGCCATTGGACCGACAGTGGCGACGAGCCGCTCCTGATCAAGCGGAGCTGTCCGGATACGTTGGTGATCGCGCATGCCCGGCGCCTTGAGTCGGCGCGCATGGCCATTGACCGATTTGACAGCAAGCTGATTATCCTGGACGACGGGTTTCAGCATCGGGCGTTGGCACGGGACCTTGACCTGGTTTTACTCGACGCACACAAGCCGTTGGGCAATGGCCGATTGCTTCCGGTAGGCCCCTTGCGCGAACCTGTTACGGCGCTGGAGCGGGCGACGCATTTGGTTAGTGTGGGGACGGGCGGTGAGGTCGCATCGCTGGCCGAGCGGTTTGACCGACCCATGTTTGCGGTCGAGCCGCGCCCGCTCAGTGATATTTGGCCTGATCGGCCGGTCGGTCCGGTTTTCTTGCTGACGGGGGTCGCCCGGCCGGAACGAGTTAGGAGTTTCTTAGAGTTCGCAGGATTCACAGTGGTTGGCCATCGAGCATTTCGGGACCACCATGCCTTCACGGAGGCGGAGTTGCATTCTGTGGCTGAAACGGCGGGTCGCTCCGGGGCAGCAACGGTGCTGACCACTGCCAAGGATGCAGTTCGTATCCCAGCATGGGACGGTAGTTTACCGTTAGAGGTCTGCCCCTATGAGCTGCGCTTGTCCGCGCCGGAAGCTCTTGTAGAATGCGTTGCCTGTCTCTTTTCACACGACGTAGTATAA
- a CDS encoding aminotransferase class I/II-fold pyridoxal phosphate-dependent enzyme — protein sequence MIQPARRTEKVTYAVRDVVVLAQQVAATGRQMLYLNIGDPNLFDFATPDHIIDATTKAMRDNHNGYAPSTGIPSAIAAIRRDAERNRIGNIQDIFVTTGASEAIDVCLSALVNAGENVLTPTPGYPLYTALLAKLEAQEVPYYLNEQNGWQPDLDDIASKINAKTRAIVLINPNNPTGSVCERATLEGILELARRHNLVIFADEIYDKLILDGGQHLSIASLDPDHPMVTFNGMSKAYVAPGYRIGWGIVSGKRELVKDYVEAINKLLRARLSANHPEQFAIAPALDGDQSHLTAIKHKLSRRRDISVEMLNAIPGMSCVPPRGAFYAFPSLHIEGDDERFVQELIKATGVVTVHGSGFGQRPGTKHIRIVFLPQEETLRRAYGLIGEFIAEYAAVTA from the coding sequence ATGATCCAGCCAGCGCGACGCACCGAAAAAGTCACCTACGCCGTTCGCGATGTGGTGGTATTGGCGCAGCAAGTCGCCGCCACGGGCCGCCAAATGCTCTATCTGAATATCGGCGATCCCAACCTGTTTGATTTTGCGACGCCCGATCACATCATTGACGCGACCACCAAGGCGATGCGCGACAATCACAATGGATATGCACCGTCCACGGGTATCCCGTCGGCGATTGCCGCGATTCGCCGCGACGCGGAACGCAATCGCATCGGCAACATTCAGGACATATTCGTCACGACAGGCGCGAGCGAAGCGATTGATGTCTGCCTGTCAGCGTTGGTGAATGCCGGCGAGAATGTACTCACTCCAACTCCGGGCTATCCGCTCTATACGGCACTTCTGGCGAAGCTCGAAGCGCAGGAAGTCCCCTATTACTTGAACGAGCAGAACGGTTGGCAGCCCGATCTCGACGACATCGCGTCGAAGATCAACGCCAAGACGCGCGCAATCGTTCTGATCAATCCGAACAATCCGACCGGTTCAGTCTGCGAACGTGCGACACTCGAAGGCATCCTTGAACTGGCGCGCCGCCACAATCTGGTCATTTTCGCCGACGAGATCTACGACAAACTGATTCTCGACGGCGGCCAGCATCTTTCGATTGCATCGCTCGATCCCGATCATCCGATGGTCACATTCAATGGTATGTCGAAGGCCTACGTCGCTCCGGGCTACCGGATCGGCTGGGGCATCGTCAGCGGCAAGCGCGAGTTGGTGAAGGACTATGTTGAAGCGATCAACAAACTGCTGCGGGCGCGTCTGTCGGCCAATCACCCTGAGCAGTTCGCCATCGCGCCCGCTCTCGACGGTGACCAATCGCATTTGACGGCCATCAAGCACAAGCTCTCGCGCCGCCGTGACATTTCGGTCGAGATGCTTAACGCTATTCCCGGCATGTCATGCGTTCCGCCGCGCGGCGCATTCTACGCTTTCCCGAGTTTGCACATTGAAGGCGACGATGAGCGCTTCGTCCAAGAGCTAATCAAGGCCACCGGCGTCGTCACTGTTCACGGATCAGGTTTCGGCCAGCGCCCCGGCACGAAACACATTCGAATCGTGTTTCTGCCTCAAGAGGAGACGCTTCGCCGGGCCTATGGATTGATCGGTGAGTTCATTGCCGAGTACGCGGCAGTGACCGCCTAA
- the nuoL gene encoding NADH-quinone oxidoreductase subunit L, producing MLELLYLIPLFPLLGVVLNSFVLRGQAEKVVGWTAALMIGASFVVALSCFFQLLGMPADARHFELEMFRWIVVGNFAAQAGFLADPLSMIMMLIVTGVSFLIHIYSIGYMHGDEGFRKFFIYLNLFVFFMLLLVMGSNYLVMFVGWEGVGLCSYLLIGFWYTDELKASAGKKAFIMNRIGDFGFLLAIFLIWTTFGTINFREIQPMAQAYTVGTGVITAICLLLFTGATGKSAQLPLYTWLPDAMAGPTPVSALIHAATMVTAGVYMIARSNFLFSLSPVAMEVVAWVGGLTALFAATIGLVQTDIKKVLAYSTVSQLGFMFLACGVGAYTAAVFHLMTHAFFKGLLFLGSGSVIHGMSDEQDIRSMGGLKSKMPTTYWTFLVGTLAIAGIPGLAGFFSKDEILWKTFESHHYPLWVLGATAAFCTAFYIFRLLYLTFYGKFRGTKAQEHHLHESPKLMTVPLMVLAGLSILGGYVGVPHALGGHNFFADWLAPVISTHGEHGGGHHGVPTAEYVLMVVSVMVAVIGILLARSWYLGKSATVESLGKSGMRNLLYNKYWVDQIYDGVFSKPFVKASELFAQYVDQGTVDGAVNGVGSTMSGLGGIVRRIQTGVTQNYAVMMGAGTVFLLGMLIWSVLG from the coding sequence ATGCTCGAACTTCTCTATCTGATTCCGCTGTTCCCGCTGTTGGGCGTTGTGCTCAACTCGTTTGTGCTGCGCGGTCAAGCTGAGAAGGTCGTGGGTTGGACTGCGGCGCTGATGATCGGCGCGAGCTTTGTGGTCGCGCTCAGTTGCTTTTTCCAACTGCTCGGGATGCCGGCCGATGCGCGGCACTTTGAACTGGAGATGTTCCGGTGGATCGTCGTCGGGAATTTTGCCGCGCAAGCTGGATTCCTGGCAGACCCGCTCTCGATGATCATGATGTTGATCGTCACAGGCGTGTCGTTCCTGATCCATATCTACTCGATCGGCTACATGCATGGGGATGAGGGATTCAGGAAATTCTTCATCTACCTGAACCTGTTCGTCTTCTTCATGTTGCTGCTGGTCATGGGCAGCAACTATCTGGTCATGTTTGTCGGTTGGGAGGGAGTCGGTCTCTGTTCATATCTGTTGATCGGCTTCTGGTACACGGACGAGCTCAAGGCATCTGCGGGCAAGAAGGCGTTCATCATGAACCGCATCGGGGATTTCGGCTTCCTGCTTGCGATCTTCCTCATCTGGACGACCTTCGGGACGATCAATTTCCGCGAGATCCAACCGATGGCGCAGGCCTATACGGTCGGCACGGGCGTGATTACCGCGATTTGCCTGCTCCTGTTTACCGGCGCAACCGGCAAGTCGGCGCAATTGCCGCTCTATACGTGGTTGCCCGATGCCATGGCTGGTCCAACGCCAGTTTCGGCTCTGATCCATGCGGCAACGATGGTCACGGCGGGCGTCTATATGATTGCCCGCTCGAACTTCCTGTTCTCGCTGTCACCGGTTGCAATGGAAGTTGTCGCGTGGGTGGGTGGCTTGACCGCGCTGTTCGCGGCCACAATTGGTCTGGTGCAGACCGACATTAAGAAGGTTCTGGCGTACTCCACGGTCAGTCAGTTGGGCTTCATGTTTCTGGCGTGCGGGGTCGGGGCCTATACCGCGGCTGTTTTCCATCTCATGACACACGCTTTCTTCAAGGGACTATTGTTCCTCGGATCAGGCTCGGTCATTCACGGCATGTCCGACGAACAAGACATCCGCAGCATGGGTGGTTTGAAGAGCAAGATGCCGACGACCTATTGGACGTTCCTCGTGGGGACGCTGGCTATCGCCGGTATTCCCGGACTGGCCGGATTCTTCTCAAAAGACGAGATTCTGTGGAAGACGTTCGAATCGCACCACTATCCGCTGTGGGTGTTGGGAGCGACCGCCGCGTTTTGCACGGCCTTCTATATTTTCAGATTACTGTATCTGACGTTCTACGGCAAATTCCGCGGGACGAAGGCGCAGGAGCATCATCTGCATGAATCGCCCAAGCTGATGACCGTGCCGCTTATGGTACTGGCCGGATTGTCTATTCTGGGCGGTTATGTCGGCGTGCCCCATGCACTGGGCGGCCACAACTTCTTTGCGGACTGGCTGGCGCCGGTGATCAGCACGCACGGCGAGCACGGCGGCGGCCATCACGGCGTGCCGACGGCAGAATATGTATTGATGGTCGTGTCCGTCATGGTGGCGGTCATCGGGATTCTGTTGGCCCGCAGTTGGTACCTCGGCAAGTCGGCGACCGTCGAGTCGCTGGGCAAGTCCGGGATGCGCAATCTGCTCTATAATAAGTACTGGGTGGATCAGATCTATGACGGCGTGTTCTCGAAGCCATTCGTGAAGGCGTCCGAACTGTTCGCCCAATATGTGGATCAGGGCACGGTGGACGGTGCTGTCAACGGTGTGGGTTCGACGATGTCCGGCCTCGGCGGGATCGTGCGCCGAATCCAAACCGGCGTCACGCAGAACTATGCGGTGATGATGGGAGCCGGTACCGTGTTCCTTTTGGGTATGCTCATTTGGTCGGTGCTGGGGTAA
- the nrdR gene encoding transcriptional repressor NrdR: MRCPICANQDDRVIDSRAAKEGRAIRRRRECGQCGHRFTTYEAIEDHQVQVIKNNGAREPFDREKVYRGLSIACIKRPVTAEQIGDMTDAVEGRVLAETSREVTAQNIGHWILEELIAVDEVAYVRFASVYKRYASVDGFLAELKELQAQEPREPVRES; the protein is encoded by the coding sequence TTGCGCTGTCCGATATGCGCCAATCAGGATGATCGTGTCATTGACTCGCGCGCGGCCAAGGAAGGCCGGGCGATTCGCCGGCGCCGCGAGTGCGGTCAGTGCGGGCACCGCTTCACGACCTACGAAGCGATTGAAGATCATCAGGTGCAGGTCATCAAGAACAATGGAGCCCGCGAACCCTTCGATCGCGAGAAGGTCTATCGCGGGCTTTCGATTGCCTGCATAAAACGGCCTGTGACCGCCGAGCAGATCGGTGACATGACCGATGCCGTCGAGGGCCGGGTCCTGGCCGAGACCAGTCGTGAAGTGACTGCCCAGAACATTGGCCATTGGATTCTTGAAGAACTTATCGCGGTGGATGAGGTCGCGTATGTGCGCTTTGCCAGCGTCTATAAGCGCTATGCGTCGGTGGATGGCTTCCTGGCCGAGTTGAAAGAGCTGCAAGCTCAGGAGCCGCGCGAGCCGGTGCGCGAGAGCTAA
- a CDS encoding MFS transporter, whose amino-acid sequence MHATLSVHPFVLTPKLVSAIPTPGLLAQLKQFERPFWMLNIMEMIERLAYYGVRVVIPIYIAQADEVGGLHFTQTQKGEIFFVWALVQSLVPMFSGGFADRYGYKRTISISIALKAIGYLLMATQRDYYSFMFGCAVLAFGTAVFKPGIQGTLVQSIKKETSSVGWGTFYMVVNIGGFLGPPLAHFLYGYSWPAVFYGCAVIVCLNFLMLFTYKEVPAGGDQTGTPWTIFKTTCINMARPWWLIPVASGLIAAAFLVPLDSNIRLGVVFVSLGALIVRTTRVGAFIWLMSGFWLMFMQLFDMLPNFIVDWVDSSAIVTALNLPSWMCDVTPRGTMITQEWMINANSGLIVVFVIFVSYMVARMRRLTSILSGVLIASAGLVAAGFTMSGYLCILGIFLFSIGEMLASPKMNDYLGVIAPEGQKALYMGYANIPLAIGWSYGSLRGGQVYDEMGDKANLSLRYLDSKFGIHAGMSQSDLVAAAQSAGADVQTATRAVADAFVQGEGIARTKATEFLGLISGMDAKQVTQTLWDTYHPYELWYQFAAMGILSAIGVAIYAQFAQKWQAKDV is encoded by the coding sequence GTGCACGCAACGTTGTCGGTTCATCCGTTCGTCTTAACCCCCAAACTTGTGAGCGCAATACCTACCCCGGGCCTGCTCGCGCAGCTCAAGCAGTTCGAGCGCCCGTTCTGGATGCTGAACATCATGGAGATGATCGAACGGCTCGCCTATTACGGCGTGCGCGTCGTCATTCCCATCTACATCGCTCAGGCCGACGAGGTCGGCGGGCTGCACTTCACGCAGACGCAGAAGGGCGAAATATTCTTCGTCTGGGCGCTCGTGCAGTCACTCGTGCCGATGTTTTCCGGAGGCTTCGCCGACCGCTACGGATATAAGCGGACGATTTCAATCAGCATCGCGCTCAAAGCCATCGGCTATCTGCTTATGGCCACGCAGCGCGATTATTATTCGTTCATGTTCGGGTGCGCAGTGCTCGCGTTCGGCACGGCCGTTTTTAAGCCCGGCATTCAGGGCACGCTGGTGCAGTCCATCAAGAAGGAAACCTCCTCTGTAGGTTGGGGCACCTTCTACATGGTCGTGAATATCGGGGGCTTCCTCGGGCCACCGCTCGCTCACTTTCTCTACGGATACTCGTGGCCCGCGGTTTTCTATGGTTGCGCGGTGATCGTCTGCCTCAACTTCCTGATGCTCTTCACGTATAAAGAAGTTCCGGCCGGCGGAGACCAGACGGGCACGCCGTGGACGATCTTCAAGACGACGTGCATCAACATGGCCCGTCCGTGGTGGTTGATTCCAGTGGCATCGGGTCTGATCGCGGCGGCCTTCCTTGTTCCCCTCGACTCAAATATCCGGCTCGGCGTCGTTTTCGTCTCACTCGGCGCATTGATCGTCCGAACGACACGGGTCGGTGCCTTCATCTGGCTGATGTCGGGCTTCTGGCTCATGTTCATGCAGCTTTTTGACATGTTGCCGAACTTCATCGTGGACTGGGTTGACAGTTCAGCCATCGTGACGGCATTGAATCTGCCGTCGTGGATGTGCGATGTGACACCACGCGGCACGATGATCACGCAGGAGTGGATGATCAACGCCAACTCCGGCCTAATCGTCGTCTTTGTGATCTTCGTCTCATATATGGTTGCCCGCATGCGCCGACTGACCTCAATTCTGTCGGGCGTCCTCATCGCCTCGGCCGGTCTGGTTGCGGCGGGATTCACGATGTCCGGCTACCTATGCATTCTGGGCATTTTTCTCTTCAGCATCGGAGAGATGCTGGCGAGTCCAAAGATGAACGACTACCTCGGTGTGATCGCCCCCGAAGGCCAGAAGGCGCTTTACATGGGTTACGCGAATATCCCGCTTGCCATTGGCTGGAGTTACGGTTCGCTGCGCGGCGGTCAGGTGTATGATGAGATGGGTGACAAGGCCAATCTCTCGTTGCGTTACCTTGACAGCAAGTTCGGAATTCATGCGGGCATGTCGCAGTCCGACCTTGTGGCCGCGGCGCAATCCGCGGGAGCCGATGTGCAGACCGCGACCCGCGCCGTCGCCGACGCCTTCGTGCAAGGTGAGGGTATCGCTCGCACGAAGGCCACGGAATTCTTGGGCCTGATTAGCGGCATGGACGCCAAGCAGGTCACGCAAACGTTGTGGGACACCTATCATCCCTATGAACTATGGTACCAGTTTGCCGCGATGGGAATACTTTCCGCGATTGGCGTTGCGATTTACGCGCAATTTGCGCAAAAGTGGCAGGCCAAGGACGTGTAG
- a CDS encoding NADH-quinone oxidoreductase subunit M: protein MLLTLCIAVPAVAALLVLFLPRTAPGLIRWFSLGASLLAFAVSLVVYANFQVGEASFQMVEKMQWIPSIGAEWHLGVDGISLFLIMLTTLLTVLCILSSWNSINERVQEYHFFFLLLEAGMVGVFAALDLFVFYVMWEVMLVPMFFLIGVWGGQRRLYATIKFFLFTMAGSVLMLAGVLYVYFHTLDPETGKHTFDLLMATDQSKYALDVQRWLFLAFGLAFAIKVPLFPLHTWLPDAHTEAPTAGSVILAGVLLKMGTYGFLRFCLPMFPQATLEFVPWISWLALIGITYGAMVAMVQKDMKKLVAYSSVAHLGFVMLGTFALNEQGLTGSLLQQINHGISTGALFMLVGVIYERRHTRMIADYGGIAKVMPVFAVLFLIVALSSIGLPTTNGFVGEFLILLGTFASNTLYGVIATSGVILAAVYLLWMYQRVFYGKIVHDENQKLKDITAFEALPILVLIVLAIWIGVYPDPLLVRMEPSLQLILDRFQQGEFSHLMGVLP from the coding sequence ATGTTGTTAACCCTGTGCATCGCTGTTCCTGCCGTCGCCGCCCTGCTGGTGCTGTTCCTACCACGGACGGCGCCGGGTTTGATTCGCTGGTTCTCTTTGGGCGCGTCGCTGTTGGCGTTTGCAGTCTCGCTGGTTGTTTACGCCAATTTCCAGGTTGGCGAAGCCAGTTTCCAGATGGTCGAGAAGATGCAGTGGATTCCGTCGATCGGGGCCGAATGGCATCTCGGTGTGGACGGCATCAGCTTGTTCCTGATCATGCTGACCACTCTGCTGACGGTGCTTTGCATTCTCAGCAGTTGGAACAGCATCAACGAGCGGGTGCAGGAGTATCACTTTTTCTTCCTCCTGCTTGAAGCGGGTATGGTCGGCGTGTTTGCCGCGCTCGATCTGTTTGTCTTCTATGTGATGTGGGAAGTCATGCTCGTGCCGATGTTCTTCTTGATCGGCGTATGGGGCGGACAGCGCAGGCTATATGCCACGATCAAGTTCTTCCTGTTCACGATGGCAGGCTCGGTCCTGATGCTGGCGGGCGTGTTGTATGTCTATTTTCATACGCTCGACCCCGAGACCGGCAAACATACGTTTGACCTCTTGATGGCCACGGATCAGTCAAAATACGCGCTGGACGTCCAGCGCTGGCTGTTCCTTGCATTCGGATTGGCATTTGCAATCAAGGTTCCGCTGTTCCCGCTGCATACGTGGCTGCCCGACGCGCATACGGAGGCCCCGACTGCGGGCTCGGTGATTCTTGCCGGTGTGCTGCTCAAGATGGGAACGTACGGGTTCTTGCGGTTCTGCTTGCCGATGTTCCCGCAGGCGACGCTCGAATTTGTACCATGGATCAGTTGGCTGGCGTTGATAGGCATCACGTACGGCGCAATGGTGGCTATGGTGCAAAAGGACATGAAGAAGCTCGTAGCCTATTCGTCCGTGGCGCATCTCGGGTTCGTGATGCTCGGCACGTTTGCGTTAAATGAGCAAGGTCTCACGGGCTCGCTTTTGCAGCAGATCAATCATGGCATCTCCACCGGCGCTTTGTTTATGCTCGTTGGTGTGATCTATGAGCGTCGGCACACGCGCATGATCGCCGATTACGGCGGTATCGCTAAGGTCATGCCGGTGTTCGCAGTGCTGTTTCTGATCGTGGCCTTGTCCTCCATCGGACTGCCGACGACGAACGGATTCGTGGGCGAGTTTCTAATTCTGCTCGGTACTTTCGCGTCAAACACGCTCTATGGTGTGATCGCCACATCGGGGGTGATTCTGGCCGCCGTCTATTTGTTGTGGATGTATCAGCGCGTCTTCTATGGCAAGATTGTCCACGATGAGAATCAGAAGCTCAAGGACATCACGGCCTTTGAAGCCCTGCCGATTCTGGTGCTGATTGTGCTGGCCATTTGGATCGGCGTCTATCCCGATCCCCTGTTGGTGCGCATGGAGCCGTCGCTGCAGTTGATTCTGGACAGGTTTCAGCAGGGCGAATTTTCACATTTGATGGGAGTGCTGCCATAA
- a CDS encoding NADH-quinone oxidoreductase subunit J, with protein sequence METILFLLLAIGAVLSALLVVTSPSPIGSALYLVGTMFCLSGLYVLLAAPFLAAIQVIVYAGAIIVLLLFVIMLLNLRRIEETLPRAWRVAGLVVAGLTLFALFMAIVRGSSVLPGMPSVPEGFGKVAELGKILFTKYLYAFEATSVLLLAAMIGAVALVRKEGGEGGKDAN encoded by the coding sequence TTGGAGACTATTCTGTTCCTCTTGCTGGCGATCGGTGCCGTACTTTCGGCACTGCTTGTCGTCACGTCTCCGTCCCCCATCGGTTCGGCCTTGTACCTCGTGGGAACAATGTTTTGTCTGTCTGGTTTGTACGTCCTGCTCGCCGCGCCGTTTTTGGCCGCGATTCAGGTCATTGTCTATGCAGGAGCCATTATTGTGCTCCTGCTTTTTGTTATTATGCTTTTGAACCTGCGGCGGATCGAAGAGACGTTACCGCGCGCGTGGCGCGTGGCCGGTCTAGTCGTCGCCGGGCTCACCCTGTTCGCGTTGTTCATGGCGATCGTGCGCGGTAGTTCGGTTTTGCCGGGGATGCCCTCGGTGCCGGAAGGCTTTGGAAAAGTGGCCGAACTGGGCAAGATCCTCTTCACCAAGTACCTGTATGCGTTTGAGGCTACATCGGTGCTGCTGCTTGCGGCGATGATCGGTGCGGTGGCGCTCGTGCGTAAAGAGGGCGGGGAAGGAGGCAAGGATGCAAATTGA
- the nuoK gene encoding NADH-quinone oxidoreductase subunit NuoK: protein MQIELAHYLLLAAVLFGIGTLGVLTRKNLIIILMSVELMLNSVNLSFIALARHAADQEAQVIVFFVLCVAAAEVAVGLAILISVWRKRGTMNIDALSALKG, encoded by the coding sequence ATGCAAATTGAACTTGCCCATTACCTCCTGCTCGCGGCGGTTCTGTTCGGGATCGGGACGCTTGGCGTCCTGACGCGTAAGAATCTGATCATTATCTTGATGTCCGTTGAGCTGATGCTCAATTCGGTTAACCTGAGCTTCATTGCACTGGCGCGGCATGCCGCAGACCAGGAGGCGCAGGTCATTGTCTTTTTTGTCCTGTGTGTGGCCGCCGCCGAAGTTGCGGTCGGGTTGGCCATTCTCATCTCGGTGTGGCGGAAACGCGGCACCATGAACATTGACGCGCTGTCCGCGCTCAAAGGCTGA